One Streptomyces sp. NBC_01217 genomic region harbors:
- a CDS encoding lysine N(6)-hydroxylase/L-ornithine N(5)-oxygenase family protein — MTTVHSGADYTYDVLGIGFGPSNLALAIALHEHNSAAPEGERLRAAFLERQPRFGWHRGMLIDDATMQVSFLKDLVTMRDPTSDFTFLCYLREQDRLVDFLNQKTLFPLRIEFHDYFEWAAARVDDLVEYSAEVVSVRPVTEDGQVRWYDVATRDPAAPGQLTVRRTRTLCVATGLEPHLPPDAALSERVWHNSELLPRVDELLSSGRKVHRAVVLGAGQSAAEAVDYLHRSFPDAEVCSVFAKYGYTPADDSPFANRIFDPEAVDVFYEAPTAVKQSLHDYHRSTNYSVVDLDLIESLSRTMYQEKVRGRQRLRMLNVSRIREVAARTDDVEVTVEFLPTGERAVLASDLLVYATGYQPRGVGENLGEVAKICLRDEEDALRVGRDHRVETAANVTADIYLQGGTEHTHGLTSTLLSTTAVRAGEICASLLARRSSATHQPDHAVG; from the coding sequence GTGACGACAGTGCACAGCGGGGCGGACTACACATATGACGTCCTGGGCATAGGGTTCGGCCCGTCCAATCTCGCACTCGCGATCGCACTGCACGAGCACAACTCGGCAGCACCGGAAGGCGAGCGACTGCGCGCGGCATTCCTGGAGAGGCAGCCGCGGTTCGGCTGGCACCGGGGCATGCTCATCGACGACGCCACCATGCAGGTGTCCTTCCTCAAGGACCTGGTGACCATGCGTGACCCGACCAGCGACTTCACCTTCCTGTGCTACCTGCGCGAACAGGACAGGCTTGTCGACTTCCTCAACCAGAAGACCCTTTTCCCGCTGCGCATCGAGTTCCACGACTACTTCGAGTGGGCGGCCGCACGCGTCGACGACCTCGTCGAGTACTCCGCCGAGGTCGTCTCCGTACGGCCCGTCACCGAGGACGGCCAGGTGCGCTGGTACGACGTCGCCACCCGCGACCCCGCCGCGCCGGGGCAGCTCACCGTCCGCCGTACCCGCACGCTCTGCGTGGCGACGGGCCTGGAGCCGCATCTCCCGCCCGATGCCGCCCTGTCCGAGCGCGTCTGGCACAACAGCGAGTTGCTGCCCCGTGTGGACGAACTCCTGAGCTCGGGCAGGAAGGTGCACCGCGCGGTCGTCCTCGGCGCGGGCCAGAGCGCCGCCGAGGCCGTCGACTACCTGCACCGCAGCTTCCCCGACGCCGAGGTCTGCTCCGTGTTCGCCAAGTACGGCTACACGCCGGCCGACGACAGCCCGTTCGCCAACCGGATCTTCGACCCCGAGGCCGTGGACGTGTTCTACGAGGCACCGACCGCCGTGAAGCAGTCCCTGCACGACTACCACCGCAGCACCAACTACTCCGTGGTCGACCTGGACTTGATCGAGTCGCTGTCCCGGACGATGTACCAGGAGAAGGTCCGGGGCAGGCAGCGGCTGAGGATGCTCAACGTGTCCCGCATCCGCGAGGTCGCGGCACGCACGGACGACGTGGAGGTGACGGTCGAGTTCCTGCCGACCGGCGAACGGGCGGTCCTCGCCTCCGACCTGCTCGTGTACGCGACCGGCTACCAGCCCCGTGGGGTCGGCGAAAATCTCGGCGAAGTCGCCAAGATCTGCCTGCGCGACGAGGAGGACGCCCTGCGCGTCGGCCGCGACCACCGGGTCGAGACCGCCGCGAACGTCACCGCGGACATCTACCTCCAGGGCGGCACCGAACACACCCACGGCCTCACCTCGACCCTGCTGTCCACCACGGCCGTACGGGCCGGGGAGATCTGCGCGTCCCTCCTCGCACGGCGTTCCTCCGCCACCCACCAGCCGGACCACGCCGTCGGCTAG
- a CDS encoding methionyl-tRNA formyltransferase codes for MRVVMFGYQTWGHRTLQALLDSEHEVVLVVTHPRSDHAYEKIWSDSVADLAEKHGVPVLLRNRPGGVELLGALRDAEPDIIVANNWRTWLPSEIFDLPPHGTLNIHDSLLPTYAGFSPLIWALINGEPEVGVTAHRMDAELDMGDVLLQRSVAVGPHDTATDLFHRTVDLIGPLVTESLDLIASGRAVWTPQDRSRSSFFHKRALEDSRIDWTWPAEDLERFVRAQSDPYPNAFTHHRGERIRILSAAVSEGRYGGTPGRIFIREGEGIVIVTGAGARSGRLPGLVIKRVRTEDGTEHAATDYFRTMGGYLTPRP; via the coding sequence ATGCGAGTCGTCATGTTCGGGTACCAGACCTGGGGACACCGGACGCTGCAGGCTCTGCTGGACTCCGAGCACGAAGTGGTCCTGGTTGTCACCCATCCAAGAAGCGACCACGCGTACGAGAAGATATGGAGCGACTCGGTCGCCGATCTCGCCGAAAAGCACGGCGTACCAGTGCTGTTGCGCAACCGCCCGGGGGGCGTCGAGCTGTTGGGCGCGCTCAGGGACGCCGAGCCCGACATCATCGTGGCGAACAACTGGCGTACCTGGCTGCCGTCGGAGATCTTCGATCTGCCGCCGCACGGCACGCTGAACATCCACGATTCGCTGCTGCCCACGTACGCCGGTTTCTCCCCGCTGATCTGGGCCCTCATCAACGGCGAACCGGAGGTCGGCGTCACCGCGCACCGCATGGACGCCGAACTCGACATGGGCGACGTGCTGTTGCAGCGTTCCGTCGCGGTCGGTCCGCACGACACCGCGACGGACCTGTTCCACCGCACGGTCGACCTGATCGGTCCGCTCGTCACGGAGTCCCTCGACCTCATCGCCTCCGGGCGGGCCGTATGGACGCCGCAGGACCGTTCCCGGTCGAGCTTCTTCCACAAGCGGGCCCTGGAGGACAGCCGGATCGACTGGACCTGGCCCGCCGAGGACCTGGAGCGGTTCGTACGGGCCCAGTCCGACCCGTATCCCAACGCCTTCACCCATCACCGGGGCGAACGCATCCGGATCCTCTCCGCGGCCGTCTCCGAGGGGCGGTACGGAGGGACTCCCGGACGGATCTTCATCCGGGAGGGCGAGGGGATCGTCATCGTGACCGGCGCCGGGGCGCGCTCCGGGCGGCTGCCCGGTCTCGTGATCAAGCGGGTGCGCACTGAGGACGGCACCGAACACGCGGCGACTGACTACTTCCGCACGATGGGCGGCTATCTGACACCCCGTCCGTGA
- a CDS encoding ABC transporter ATP-binding protein has protein sequence MTTTTYEGLADGPDLRAQRLRLAYDDRVVVEDLDLAVPSGRITAIVGANACGKSTLLRALARLLTPKSGAVHLDGHAVHSIPTRALAQKLGILPQAPVAPEGLTVVDLVGRGRAPHQTWWRQWSAADEEAVHEALRATAMSDLAHRAVDELSGGQRQRAWIAMAVAQGTPVMLLDEPTTYLDLAHQIDVLDLITDLNRHQGRTVVMVLHDLNQACRYADHIVAMKAGRIVAEGTPAEIITAAVVEDVFGLRCVIGEDPVSRTPMVIPMGRHHEGADQAPDSAPAAVTGA, from the coding sequence GTGACAACGACGACGTATGAAGGGCTCGCCGACGGCCCCGACCTGAGGGCTCAGCGACTGCGCCTGGCCTACGACGACCGGGTCGTCGTGGAGGATCTGGACCTCGCGGTCCCCTCGGGGCGGATCACGGCGATAGTCGGGGCCAACGCCTGTGGTAAGTCGACCCTGTTGCGGGCCCTGGCCCGGCTGCTCACGCCCAAGTCGGGTGCCGTCCATCTCGACGGCCACGCGGTGCACTCGATCCCGACCCGGGCTCTCGCCCAGAAACTGGGCATCCTGCCGCAGGCGCCGGTCGCCCCCGAGGGACTGACCGTCGTCGACCTGGTGGGGCGGGGCCGTGCGCCGCACCAGACCTGGTGGCGGCAGTGGTCGGCCGCCGACGAGGAGGCCGTCCACGAGGCGCTGCGCGCCACGGCGATGAGCGACCTCGCGCACCGGGCCGTCGACGAACTGTCCGGCGGCCAGCGGCAGCGGGCCTGGATCGCGATGGCGGTCGCCCAGGGCACCCCGGTGATGCTCCTGGACGAGCCGACCACGTACCTCGACCTGGCGCACCAGATCGACGTCCTCGACCTGATCACGGACCTGAACCGGCATCAGGGCCGTACGGTCGTCATGGTGCTCCACGACCTCAACCAGGCGTGCCGGTACGCCGACCACATCGTCGCCATGAAGGCGGGCCGCATCGTGGCGGAGGGCACCCCGGCCGAGATCATCACCGCCGCCGTCGTCGAGGACGTCTTCGGGCTGCGCTGCGTGATCGGGGAGGATCCGGTCAGCCGGACTCCGATGGTCATTCCGATGGGCCGTCACCACGAGGGGGCCGACCAGGCTCCGGACTCCGCTCCCGCCGCCGTCACGGGCGCGTAG
- a CDS encoding FecCD family ABC transporter permease, which produces MTTELTPVAGRKGPDGRKDPTDRTPLRRTAGRVTFRLAAPPVSGLLRPRLLAVSLVLVAAAFLAFCVETAVGDIPLSLSDVTRALVGGGDPGTRLIVHELRLPRSLAGLLVGVAFGVSGALLQAMTHNPLASPDMMGITQGAGVAVVAGIVLGWDGGLSTQALGLFGALTAALLVYALAWKRGTTGYRIVLVGVGVSWICTSATDYLMARGQRFQAQAALGWLVGNLNGRTWSQIGPLALALAVLLPTALLLGRLMRTLELGEDVARGLGTRVQTVRVSVLLVSVGLVAFGTATAGPVAFVALAAPQVAQRLAGTAFPPPFAAGLTGAVMVLGSDLAARKLIPGTELPVGIVTGVLGAPVLLWLLVRANRAGSGG; this is translated from the coding sequence ATGACGACCGAGCTCACACCGGTGGCGGGCCGGAAGGGTCCTGACGGCCGGAAGGACCCCACGGACCGGACGCCGCTGCGGCGCACCGCCGGGCGGGTCACCTTCCGGCTCGCCGCCCCGCCCGTGTCCGGGCTGCTGCGGCCCAGGCTGCTGGCCGTGTCGCTGGTGCTCGTCGCCGCCGCGTTCCTGGCGTTCTGTGTGGAAACCGCGGTCGGGGACATTCCCCTGTCGCTTTCCGATGTGACGCGGGCCCTGGTGGGCGGGGGCGACCCCGGCACCCGGCTCATCGTCCACGAGCTGCGCCTGCCGCGCTCCCTGGCGGGGCTGCTGGTCGGCGTCGCGTTCGGCGTGTCGGGCGCCCTGCTCCAGGCCATGACGCACAACCCGCTCGCCAGCCCCGACATGATGGGCATCACGCAGGGCGCCGGTGTGGCCGTGGTCGCCGGCATCGTGCTCGGCTGGGACGGCGGGCTCAGTACGCAGGCACTCGGCCTGTTCGGCGCCCTGACCGCGGCGCTGCTCGTGTACGCGCTGGCCTGGAAACGGGGCACCACCGGCTACCGGATCGTCCTGGTCGGCGTCGGCGTGTCCTGGATCTGCACCAGCGCCACCGACTACCTGATGGCCCGCGGCCAGCGCTTCCAGGCACAGGCCGCGCTCGGCTGGCTCGTCGGCAACCTCAACGGCCGCACCTGGAGCCAGATCGGCCCCCTCGCCCTCGCCCTGGCCGTCCTGCTGCCGACGGCGCTGCTGCTCGGGCGCCTGATGCGCACCCTGGAACTCGGGGAGGACGTGGCCCGCGGCCTGGGCACCCGGGTGCAGACGGTGCGGGTCTCGGTGCTGCTCGTCTCGGTCGGCCTGGTGGCGTTCGGAACGGCGACCGCGGGACCGGTCGCGTTCGTGGCGCTCGCCGCCCCGCAGGTCGCCCAGCGCCTGGCGGGTACGGCGTTCCCCCCGCCCTTCGCCGCGGGGCTGACGGGCGCCGTGATGGTGCTCGGGTCCGACCTCGCCGCCCGGAAACTGATCCCCGGCACCGAGCTTCCGGTCGGGATCGTGACGGGAGTGCTCGGTGCTCCCGTCCTGCTGTGGCTGCTCGTCCGCGCGAACCGCGCCGGTTCAGGAGGCTGA
- a CDS encoding FecCD family ABC transporter permease, which translates to MGTSTVRAATGPRAVLLLVLSCAVLIVLCALSMAYGALAVPLDQVWDTLLGHAPNSRVDNVIWSVRLPRTALALATGAALGLSGALMQALTRNPLADPGILGVSAGAAFAVVLSVGVLGIGSVYGYIWFAFAGALAASVLVYFLGGLGRSGSTPVKLALAGVAVTSVLFSLTSAVALTDPDALNRYRFWSAGSLADQDSEVLLRVLPFLAVGAVLALACAPSLNSLALGDDVATSLGLKLGLLRIQGVVAVTLLTGGAVAVIGPVVFVGLVVPHIARVLTQYAGVGPDHRWLLPLSAVLAPCLLLAADIAGRLIERPIEIQAGVLVAFIGGPFFIAMVRRRRLAEL; encoded by the coding sequence GTGGGGACCTCTACGGTCCGGGCGGCCACGGGCCCCCGCGCGGTACTGCTGCTGGTGCTGTCGTGCGCGGTACTCATCGTGCTGTGCGCCCTCTCGATGGCGTACGGGGCACTCGCCGTGCCCCTCGACCAGGTCTGGGACACGCTCCTGGGCCATGCGCCCAACAGCCGTGTGGACAATGTGATCTGGTCGGTACGGCTGCCGCGCACCGCACTCGCCCTGGCCACCGGGGCCGCGCTCGGCCTGTCCGGCGCGCTGATGCAGGCGCTGACCCGCAACCCCCTGGCGGACCCCGGCATCCTGGGCGTCAGCGCGGGCGCGGCCTTCGCCGTCGTCCTGTCCGTCGGCGTCCTCGGCATCGGCTCCGTGTACGGCTACATCTGGTTCGCCTTCGCCGGAGCGCTGGCCGCTAGCGTGCTGGTCTACTTCCTGGGCGGGCTCGGCCGGTCCGGCTCGACGCCGGTCAAACTCGCCCTGGCCGGAGTGGCGGTGACCTCCGTGCTGTTCTCGCTGACCAGCGCGGTCGCCCTGACCGACCCGGACGCCCTGAACCGGTACCGCTTCTGGTCGGCGGGCTCGCTCGCCGACCAGGACTCGGAGGTTCTTCTGCGGGTGCTGCCGTTCCTCGCCGTCGGCGCCGTGCTCGCCCTGGCCTGCGCCCCGTCCCTCAACAGCCTCGCGCTGGGCGACGACGTCGCGACGTCCCTCGGACTCAAGCTCGGACTGCTGCGCATCCAGGGCGTGGTGGCCGTCACCCTGCTGACCGGCGGAGCCGTCGCCGTGATCGGCCCCGTGGTCTTCGTCGGCCTGGTCGTGCCCCACATCGCGCGCGTCCTCACCCAGTACGCGGGCGTCGGCCCCGACCATCGCTGGCTGCTGCCCCTGTCGGCCGTGCTCGCCCCCTGCCTGCTGCTGGCCGCCGACATCGCGGGCCGGCTGATCGAGCGCCCGATCGAGATCCAGGCCGGCGTCCTCGTCGCCTTCATCGGCGGCCCGTTCTTCATCGCGATGGTCCGCCGCCGACGCCTGGCGGAGCTGTGA